CTGTTTATGTTCAAGTCTTAACAAACTCTCTTATGATCATGAGGTACTTGCTCAATTATTTGCAGCCAAGGACTTCTGACAAAGACAAACTCCCTCAGTTAGCATAGTTCTCCTTACTTACAGGAGTCACCTGATTAAATCAgtaaagacagagacagacacattTACAGATATGACATAATTGTAAACGGTGGATCTTATTGTAAGCAACACCTTAAAAATCAGCTTTTTAGcaatatcatctttttaaaaagttgtgttATTGGTGGTGATGCTGTGCATGTCAAATGCATGCAAAAAGTAGGAACATAAGTTTTTACTAAATGAGGGCAAAAACCACATTACTTCTAAACTCaagtattaatttatatattaagtGAACTTCAATATGTGTGTAAATTACCAAATAGCATAAGTGGACATTTGGCTGTTTTATCTACATTGCTAAAAAATGTTCAAGTTTATAtagcgattaaaaaaaaaaaactttaaaaatattttgtatttggaAAAACAGAGGATCCTATTTTCTCAGGGCACTCAGCATTGGGCATAACAGTAGTTCTTTAAAGTGACTGGCGGGCCCACGCCGGAGGGACCCCCAGATTCCCAGGCTGGGCCCTGGCAAGGCTCTCCACCTCTGCCCACGCTGGGCGCAGACACCAGTTGGCCCCGTCCAGCTGGGAGACCTTGCCTCGGTCATTGCCTCCtggttttcttcctccttctctgcaCAGGTCAGAAGGGCTTGGGTGTCGGGGTTCTCTCCTGCTTCAGAGGCAAATCCGAAGACCTGCCTCATCTTGCTCTTCATCACGCAGGAAAGGAAAATGATCTGAGAAGTGGGAGTTAAGGTTCAAGGAAGCGGAGAACTTCAGTGGCCTGATGCTGCCTTCACCTTGGCACCCCGAGGGCTCCACCCTGGAGTGACGTCCTCACTCCCCAGAATCATCCTGCCAGGGTAGGCCCCAGAACAGACATGAGACCATCTGAGGACAGAGCCAGGTGCAATTCTCTCTGTTCCCCCAGGGCCCACCACCCAGCCAGGTGCTCTATTCACTTGGTGAATACTTATTAAACCAAAGGATTGTGAAAACCATCTTCCTCGGCTGAGGAAGGATGGTACACTGGGTTGAAGAGCGTCCTCTCCAGATTCATATCCACCCagaacttcagaatgtgactttatttggagacagggtctttgCTGATATCAagaattagttaagatgaggttggCAGTGGACTAGGGCGGCTAAGGTAAGTCCCACAACAGGAACTTTCGAGGAAAAGCAGAGATACACAAAAGGAAAAGGGCCACGTGAAGATAGAGGCAGAAATGGGAATTATGCTGCCAGGAACCAAGGCACCCCAGGAGCCCACCTGAAGCCGGAAAAGGCAGGGCAAGACTCTCTCTTTGAACCTTTGGAGAGAGTGTGGCCCCGTCTGGACTTGGGGCTTCTGGTTTCCAGAGCTGAGATAATAAATTCCTTTGGCTTAGGCCATCTAGTTTGTGGCGATGTGTTATGGCAACCCTGGGAGACTCAAACAGTAGGTGAGAAATCATTTTCGAAACTGTTTCTGCTAAATCCACAGGGTTTTTTCACACACTCCCTCGCCAGCAGAGGTGTTATCCACTGTCAGCATCTCCACCCGCCATTGTCTGAGCTTAGCGTGCCCTTGAGGCCTTCACACCAAGGTCACTGGGGTGTCAGCACATTGGGCAACATCTACCCCAGGCTCCAGCATCAAAGAGGACagaaaatcaatggaacagaatagaaagcccagagataaatccacgaacctatggacaccttatcttcgacaaaggaggcaagaatatacaggcaagaatatacaatggaaaaaagacaacctctttaacaagtggtgctgggaaaactggtcaaccacttgtaaaagaatgaaactagaacactttctaacaccatacacaaaaataaactcaaaatggattaaagatctaaatgtaagaccagaaactataaaactcctagaggagaacataggcaaaacactctcggacataaatcacagcaggatcctctatgacccgcctcccagaatattggaaataaaagcaaaaataaacaaatgggacctaatgaaacttaaaagcttttgcacaacaaaggaaactataagcaaggtgaaaagaaagccctcagattgggagaaaataatagcaaatgaagcaacagacaaaggattaatctcaaaaacatacatgcaactcctgcagctcaattccataaaaataaataatccaatcaaaaaatgggccaaagaactaaacagacatttctccaaagaagacatgcagatggctaacaaacacatgaaaagatgctcaacatcactcattatcagagaaatgcaaatcaaaaccacaatgaggtaccattacacgccagtcaggatggctgctatccaaaagtctacaagcaataaatgctggagagggtgtggagaaaagggaaccctcttacactgttggtgggaatgcaaactagtacagccgctatggagaacggtaaaaaactggaaatagaactgccatatgacccagcaatcccacttctgggcatacacaccaaggaaaccagatctgaaagagacacgtgcaccccaatgttcatcacagcactgtttataatagccaggacatggaagcaacctagatgcccatcagcagacgaatggataaggaagctgtggtacatatacaccatggaatattactcagccattaaaaagaattcatttgaatcagttctaatgagatggatgaaactggagcccattatacagagtgaagtaagccagaaaagtaaagaccaatacagtatactaacgcatatatatggaatttagaaagatggtaatgataaccctatatgcaaaacagaaaaagagacacagatgtacagaacagacttttggactctgtgggagaaggtgagggtggaatgttttgagagaatagcatcgaaacatgtatattatctatggtgaaacagatcaccagcccaggctggatgcatgagacaagtgctcgggcctggtgcactgggaagacccagagggatcgggtggagagggaggtgggaggggggatcgagatggggaatacatgtaaatccatggctgattcatgtcgatgtatgacaaaaaccactacaatattgtaaagtaattagcctccaactaataaaaataaatgggaaaaaaaaagaggacagaaGGTGCAGGATCAGCTGTGCAGGCCAGGTTGGCTCGCAaagccctccccagcccctgagaAAGACAAGGCGAAGGTAAGAAAACAGGTTCACAGAGGGTGGGGCTGACGCAGCGGGGAGCAGCATGGAGACAGGAGCCAGCTCTTCTCTGAGCCCAGGGCCAAGAAGTTCACATTCCCTCTGCGGTCTCACAGAGCTCCAGTCAAGAGATActtcttattattaaaaaaaaaaaggaaaaaaatacagaattgcATGCTGCAATTGTGTCTGCCTGCCCTAGGCTTCAAACCACCACCCTGGCCACTGAGAAAGAATTCCTTCTACCAAGAGGGTAGGAGGGCGTggtggggcagaggggagaggagacaCAGGACACCCCGGGACCCGGGATGGATACAGATAGGTCCAGCGCCGCGCGGCCGAGCGAGGTCAGGAACCAGGGCGTGGCCCGCAGCAGGTACTCAGGCCGCCGGTCATGGGCCACGATGGCTGAGGCATAGAGGAGACCGGCCAGGGCTGACAGGAACCGGGTCCACAGGTGGATGGAGGGAAATGTCTTACCCCGGCACTgggcagagagaggaaggggcTCGGCTGGGAGGAGCACTGCCACCTCGCCCAGCTCCCTTCAGTTGATTCTAAGACCCGAGGCCCTTGATGTGAGAGGTTGGAAGGCAAGCCCTCTGGCCAATGCCAGCCCCCAAAGGTGTTGTTTCCATTGGGCTTCAAGCTGcttccaggaattccctggcagtctggtggaccacacgctttcactgcaggggacacaggttcaatccctggtcaaggacctAGGATTCCGCAAACCATGagccaaggccaaaaaaaaaaagttgccccCTTTGTCTGGTGAACTATTCATCTCTCAGAACCTGGCTTAAAATCAACTCTGGGAAATTATTCCTTGCCGCCTCCACCCTAAGGGGAGCAAGTAATGCCCTCTTCTGGGTCCCTCACACCTGATATATCCCTCTACTGGAGTGCCTTTCACCCTGATCATGACTTAGCTGCTTACACATCTGTCTGGTCAACAGAAAGAGAGCTCCTCAGAGCAGGGCTGAGGGCCTCACCATCTCGGTGCCCTGGCACCTGGCACTGGGCAGGGGCCTGTGAATTTCAGTGAGGCAAGCATGAGGAAGATAGAGTTATGGAGAGCCAAGCCCTGACCCTTCTCTTCCTGGGACCACCAACTCTGAACCAAATCTGTGCTGGGGGCTGGAAGTGGGCCATGCCTCGGCCGCTCCTGCAGCAGCAACGATTCCCCATGTTAGCACAGTGCTCTACTGATCGGAGCATGTTTCAAATCCCTTGTCCCATTCAAGGACTTGCCCCTGGAAAAATGGGATCTTCTCCCACCAAAGCTACCCAGCCAGACTGCTGCTCAGCGACCCCACCAGGGGTAAGTTAGAGGCAGCTTCTGGGGGATCCAGGGTCTGAGGCCATGCTGGCTCAGCTTCCCATTGCACCCCAATCCTGCTGGCTTTCTTCCTAATGAGGGAATCCTAGCTCTGGGCTTTTGTTCACTGGACCAGACACACCCAGGGCTGGCAGGCCCTCCAAGATTACCCAGCTCAGTCCCAATGCAATCTCCCTCTATCTTCCTGCCAAGGGGTCATCTGGCTTGAATGCCTCTAGTGATGAGGAGCTCACTACTTACTAAAGCGAGAATAACAATACCGATTGCCCTCAACATGCCAGCCACTGTGCAAAGTGTCTAACCCATGGAGTCTTCTTCTCACTGAATGGGAAGTGGCCCTCCCAGTAACCTGTTGATTATTGGTTCTGGTCTTGGTTCTGATCACTGAGACCGCAGAGAACAAGGCTACTCTTTCTGCCCCAAGACAGCCCGCCATTTCCTGTATCCATGAACTCCCTATTTTCTAGGCCAGATACAGTCGCTAAGTAAGAAGTGTCTGCTGGCATTACCCTGGGCAGACCCCAAACGTCCGGCACACAGCCAGAAGTAAAACAGAGAGGGCCACTGCTCTCACGGTGCCGACCCTCTGCTGGGGAACCAGGCAGCCACTCGGCAAATAGCTAAAGGAGCCAATTTCAGGCTGTGATAAATGCGATCaagaaaatgaagcagagggAGGGACCCAGAGGTGGGGTTGGCCTGCGGTATTTTAGGGGGGCTGGTGTTATGGGTTGGATTGAGTTTCCCTAAAAAGACATTGGAGTCCAACTCCCAGAACTAGTAAATGTAGCCTTATTTAGAAGTAGGGTCTTTGTAGATGATCAAGTTAAGCTGAGGTTGTTAGTATGAGTCCTAATCCAAGATGACTACGTCCTTATGACAAGGTGAAAGTCAGATATAGGAATGTATGGAGAAAAGGCCACGTGAAGACTACACGCATTGGTGCGTGCATGTGCACGtgcacacgtgcgcacacacacacacatacacacacacagagaacaccACACAAATCCTGGAGTTGTGCTGCCACCAGTCAGGGAACTAGCAGAAGCTCGGAGAAGGGCCTGGAACAGATCCCTCTCTAGGGCCTTtagagggagcatggccctgacACTGTGGGGTCGGGCCTCTGGCCCCTGAGACTTaaagacaatacatttctgttgttcccAGTTGTGACACTTTGTTACGGCAGGCGAAGGAAACTTTTATAATACAGGTGGCCAGGGCACCACAGCAGTTCCTTCAAAGGTTGTCATGTGACACAGCTTCCCAGCCCCCACACTACCCTGGAGACCCCTCCCAGGGGGGCTGAACTGAGCACAGTGCTCCCCATGCTCACCTCCATTGATCTGGAGATCACACCTTTGCTGAGGAGGCCGGGTGCCCTGGGAGGTTTCAGGCTGCAGCTCTTAGAGCGCTCAACTAAGACCCCGACATCCCCAAATCCTGTTCTCCTGTAACTGCTATTAAATCACAGcgctgagacttccctggcggtccagtggctaagactctgcactcccagtgcagcgggccccagttcaatccctggtcagggaactagagcccacatgctgcaactaacagtttgcatgtcacaactaaagatcctacacgCTGTAAAAAAGATCGAAGATTCTGAGTGCTGCAGTTAAGACCCGGCCcagcagaataaataaattaatataaaaaaaccACAGTGCTCTTGGGCAAGTGACCGTTTTAAGACTAAAGGATGGGCTGACACATTTCTGGGGTTGCGTAGTATGTGGCTCTCTTGCAGGTGCCCTCTTGCCTTGGCGGCCTTCCCTGCGCTCTCCTCTGCCCCTAGTGCCTCCGctcacctctgcttcctcaggcccctccctgccttcctgccGACCCGGACACCCCCAGCACCCAGTGGTGTCAACAGTCTGCACCCTCATTCATTTGCACAACACAGaggtttctctccctcttttccaAAACCCCAAACATTTGATTCTCTTTCTAAGAGCATTCGAACACcttgttttccatttctgtgtcttcttgAGACTGAGCTCGTCAAGGGCAAGCAGGGCATCTCAAGTCATGTCTGTTTCCCCCAGGGGAGTGGCCAACACAGGGCTTCCTCTACCCCAGACACAGGGAAAATATCTGCCAACAAGACACACTCGAATATAAAGAGCCCTGGAGCTGAACAATCCTATCTTCTAAAACCTCAAACCTTTTCGTTCCTTAATAGGATGCTTGTTCATCCAAACCCAGGGCTCCTTCCTGAGAGCCTGCTTCTCATTTGCCACAAGAAATGGAGTGAACACAGAGCTCTCCTGCTGTGAGCCTCAGGATCCCCGGAGCCTGGGGCCAGCTGTCCTCTGGcctgcacacatatacacacacacatatcccccCCACCACATACATACAGACGCGGCTGTGCACACGGGGACACCACCTCTCCACCCCAGTGACCTGGAACTGGGACGATGGTCCCAGATGCCCTAAGACCTGCAGGGGTGACCCATGGCCCCAGCCCCAGGCTCACGATTCTGGAGAGTGGGGGGATCCGGGAAACCCAGGCGCCCAAGGCCGCGATGCCACCCAGCAGGAAGCCGAGGATTTCCGTGTTGTCCTGTGGGAACAGTGATGCACTCAGCACCCTGGGGAGACGCCCAGGCACCCTAGGCCCGCCTTGTCCTGCTTTAAGGTGGTTCTTCCCAGCAAAGCGTAagcctgacccccaccccccggATACTAGTTGGGACTGTGTGGAGGGGAGGGACCCACACTCCCCGACATCATACCCACTTCCCCCAGCCCGAGCAGGCCTGGCCTCACCTGCACCAGGATGCCCAGCAGCCTCCGCTGTGGCCCTCGGTCACGGCCTGAAGCCCTCGGGACGGCGGCCCACAGAGCCCAGCCCgggcccaggctcagtggcaagacCAGGGCAAACACGCTGGCCCGGAGCTGCcgcctcctcttcctctcccgggaGCCCCGACCTGCGCCAGACACCAAGATCCTGCTCAGCTGCCAGGATCTGGAACCCGACAGACAGCCGTGTGGGAAGAACTGGTGTTGACCCCAGCCACGAGGCCAGGGCGGGCTCCCACATTGTTCCACAAGCCAGACTTTGCCCACTCTTGAAGGGCCTGTGGTCGTGCCCTCTCATTCCCCCCATCCCCCATGCCTGGtgctcctccccttcctcagcCTTTCATGTCGTTTTATGTTTCAAAGTAGGTCAGCATTATCCTTTATCACATACATCTGCTGTTCATCCTAGACTGGAGCCCCCTAAGGGCAGGCACTGTGCCCAGGCAGCTCTAGAATCTGCGCAGAGCCTGGCACTGAGCGGAACCCGCACAAGCTTGGTGAATGCGCCATGAGGGGGCGGAGTGGTGCCAAGGCATCAAAACTGTGAGCAGGAGAAGCATCGTCTTCTATTCAAGTCTTCTTGAAATAGAAGGCATATCATCTGCTGAACAATTCCAAAAAGTGCATTCCTCCCCTGGGCAGCATTGAGCCCAAGGACATCTTACATTACGCCCTGGTGCAACCACTTCCTTTTAAGACAAGGGTCCGAGCGTGTTGCTGCCCCTTGTCAGGAATGTCTGGTCCTACGTACTCCCAGCCTACCCATCCCATCTCAGTCACCTCCAGCCCCTGCTCTGCCGGAGGCCGTCCAGGCCCATTCCTGGACTCCATTTCCAGAAGGGGTGGGGCTTCACCTGGAGCCCCTGGACGTGCACGCTGGGTATCACTGTCTGTCCCCTACGCCCTGCCCCCTCCTTCTTCCTGACTTCTTCCGAGGCTGCTCTTTCATCTGGAAAGCCCTTTCCTGCGGTCCCAGTTCCAGCGTCACCTTCTCCCGACACTGCAGACCCTCCCCTCCTCTGTGGCCTACtgtgcacacacaccctcacTAGCAGCGCTAACTGCCTCTTAGCGCCCTGACTCCCTGCTCTGGCTGAGGCCAGGGAGCTCGCCCATTCATCTGTGCCTGGCAGGGGCCCAGCTAGGTCACGACAGGGAGAGGTGCTGATGAATGAGATGAGTGGACTATGAAGTCAGGAACAGGTAGCAGCACACTCACCCGAACTGGACTTGAATttggaaccacagactgggaaGAGAACGGACACAAAGGTCACCAGGTCGGCAGCTGCCAGGTAGGCACCAGTAAAGACCTGCGAGCAAAGGAAAGGTCTTGGTGTTCAAACCTCTTTCAACAACTGTAGTACCTCTCGTTCCGGATCTCCTCCACCACATATGTTCCACCGAAATAGGGTTTCCAGGGATGCCTCCAACTCCATCAAGGTTGGTTATCACCTCCATTTGAGGAAATGGGGTTTTGCTTAAGTGACCAAAGCCATTATAAAAATGTTCATCATAGAGATAGGACAAGATCCCAGCCTGCCACACTTTCCATTGTACGGTGTAGTCTTGTTGTGcaactttggcccagccactgaCCTTCCcagggcctctgtttcctcatctgtaaagcaggGATAATAACAGCACCTCTTTCAGTGTGAAGTAGATGATATGAGCTGACACATGGGAAGTTGCTTAGGCCAGTGACTGGAGGGGAGTAAGATGCACCTACCGAAACTTGCAGTAGCTACTGACAGTACAGTTGACACTTGAACAGCTCAGGGCTTGGGGCGCTGACTTCTTTGCAGTGGAAATTCTGAGTGTCACTTTACAGTAGACCCTCTGTATCTGGTGTTCTGCATCCATAGATTCAACGACCCGTGGATCATGGGGTGCCATAGTgtgtattatttgaaaaaaatccatgtataagtgaatGCACACAGTTCAAAtccgtgttgttcaagggtccacTGTATTTAGTGCTTAAGAGCATGTGTTCTGGGGTTTGAATCCTCACACTGTTACTTATAAGAGAATGACTTTAGCagggttatttaacctctctaaacCTCTCCACACCTCTTTTACACCTCATGGGTAAAACAGGGATGATGTGAGCACCCATAATTtaaggattaagtgagttaatatatgaaaagcccttattatttaataaacatcAGCTATTA
This window of the Dama dama isolate Ldn47 chromosome 19, ASM3311817v1, whole genome shotgun sequence genome carries:
- the TMEM44 gene encoding transmembrane protein 44 isoform X2, translating into MEPAMGEAPSPAPAPALWDWDYLDRCFARHRVCISFGLWICASSCWIAVHALLLYLRCGRKSGRDQSVLWAACCLLTSLCDTIGAILAKQLTIQVFTGAYLAAADLVTFVSVLFPVCGSKFKSSSGRGSRERKRRRQLRASVFALVLPLSLGPGWALWAAVPRASGRDRGPQRRLLGILVQDNTEILGFLLGGIAALGAWVSRIPPLSRICRGKTFPSIHLWTRFLSALAGLLYASAIVAHDRRPEYLLRATPWFLTSLGRAALDLSIIFLSCVMKSKMRQVFGFASEAGENPDTQALLTCAEKEEENQEAMTENSDWVPLTTLPHCKPLKRMAAISRYMELTIEPVQQVSCSASRLPGDGQTNTGAASLQEPPSYPPVQVIQARVSSSSSSQVSSINSDLEQKYWEALISEQWDPEDVNLGGNKDSMETLRSQVS
- the TMEM44 gene encoding transmembrane protein 44 isoform X3, with product MEPAMGEAPSPAPAPALWDWDYLDRCFARHRVCISFGLWICASSCWIAVHALLLYLRCGRKSGRDQSVLWAACCLLTSLCDTIGAILAKQLTIQVFTGAYLAAADLVTFVSVLFPVCGSKFKSSSGRGSRERKRRRQLRASVFALVLPLSLGPGWALWAAVPRASGRDRGPQRRLLGILVQDNTEILGFLLGGIAALGAWVSRIPPLSRICRGKTFPSIHLWTRFLSALAGLLYASAIVAHDRRPEYLLRATPWFLTSLGRAALDLSIIFLSCVMKSKMRQVFGFASEAGENPDTQALLTCAEKEEENQEAMTENSDWVPLTTLPHCKPLKRMAAISRYMELTIEPVQQVSCSASRLPGDGQTNTGAASLQEPPSYPPVQVIQARVSSSSSSQVSSINSDLEVS